The Streptomyces sp. NBC_00459 DNA segment GGCCACGGAGACGGGGGTGTGGCGGCCCCGGCCGACGAAGCTGTGCGGTTGGTGCGATCACCAGGCGGTGTGTCCGGAGTTCGGGGGTACTCCCCCGGTCTATCCGTTGCCGGTGCGCGAGGCTCCGCCGGAAGCGCCGTAGTGTTCCGCGGGCCGGGTGGGGGGCTGGTCGCGCCCCGTGGCGGAGCCGCAGATCGACAGAGCCCCGCGCCTCTTTCGGGGCGCGATGCGGCACAGGGCAGAATGACGGTGGACTAACGAAGGAGACTTACGTGGCCATCCGCGTCCTACTTGTCGACGACCAGCCGCTGCTGCGTACCGGGTTCCGGATGATTCTGGAGGCCGAGCAGGACATCGCGGTTGTCGGCGAGGCCGGAGACGGTCTACAGGCGATCGACCAGGTGCGGGCCCTGCAGCCCGATGTTGTGCTGATGGACATCCGGATGCCGCGGATGGACGGTGTGGAGGCGACCCGGCAGATCACCGGGCCGGGGCGGGACGGGCCGGCGAAGGTGCTGGTGCTGACGACCTTCGATCTCGACGAGTACGTGGTGGAGGCGCTGCGGGCCGGCGCCAGCGGCTTCCTGCTGAAGGACGCGCCGGCGAACGAGCTGGTGCAGGCGATCCGGGTGGTGGCCTCGGGTGAGGCGATGCTCGCGCCGAGCATCACGCGACGGCTGCTGGACAAGTACGCGGGGCATCTGCCGTCGGGCGACGAGCCCGTGCCGGACGCGCTGCACACGTTGACCGAGCGTGAGGTCGAGGTGCTGAAGCTGGTGGCGCGGGGACTGTCGAACGCGGAGATCGCCGCTGATCTGTTCGTCAGTGAGACCACGGTCAAGACGCATGTCGGGCATGTGCTGACCAAGCTGGGGCTGCGCGACCGGGTGCAGGCCGCGGTGTACGCGTACGAGAGCGGGCTGGTGCGGCCCGGCGCGCAGTGACGGGACCGATGTGTACGACGACGAGGGCGCCCCTTCCGGGAACGGAAGGGGCGCCCTCGTTCGTGTGCGGCCCGTGTCAGCCCTTGTTGATCTCCCAGAAACGGAAGACGGTCGAGGCGTCGAGGCAGTACTCCAGGCCGTAGACGTCATCGCGGACGACGGCGTACTGCTTGGCCTGCCAGATGGGGAGGACGGGGACCTCCCGGGCGACGATGTCCTGGAGCTCGCCGAAGTCCGTGTCGGTCGCGGCGCGGTCGCTCTGGGCGGCGGTGCCGGGGATCAGGGTGTCGGTGATCGTGGTGTTGGTGAAGTTGTTGCCGAGTACGTTGCCCTGGCCGAAGAAGGGGGCGGTGAAGTTGTCGGCGTCGGGGTAGTCCGGCACCCAGCCCTTCACGTACACGCCGTACTTGCCGGCCTCGATGTCCTTCTCGTACTGCGCGAAGGGTACGGACTTGACGGTCGCCTCGAACAGGCCGCTGGCGTTGAGCTGCTTGGCGATGGCCTGGAACTCGTCGTCGGTGGCGGGGCCGTAGCGGGACGGGGTCGACCAGAGGGTCAGCTTGACCCTGTCGGTGATGCCGTCGGCCTGGAGTGCGGCCTGGGCCTTCGCCTTGGAGGGGCGGGCGCCGTAGGTGTCGAAGAAGGCGGTGTTGTGACCGGCTATACCGGCCGGGATGATCGAGTAGAGGGGGGTCGCCGTGTCCTCGTAGACCTGGTCGACCAGGGCCTCGCGGTCGAGGAGGTAGGCGATGGCCTTGCGTACGCCGATCTTTCCGGCGATCGGGTCGTCCATGTTGAAGACGAGGTGCTGGACCTCGGCGCTGGTGCCCTCGACGACGTCGACGCCCTCGTTGCCACTGGCGTTCTCGATGTCGGCTATGTCGCCGGCCTTGAGGCCTCGGTAGGCGATGTCGATGTCCTTGTCGACGATCGCCTGCTTCAGCTTGGTCTGGTCGCCGTGGAAGAACTTGAGGGTGACGCCGGAGTTGTGGACCTCGGCGGTGCCCTTGTAGTTCGGGTTGACGGAGAAGACCGCGCTGTCCTCGTCGAACGAGTCCAGCTTGTAGGGGCCGGAGCCGACGGCTTGGCCGTCCTTGCGCAGGCCGTCCTTGTCGTACTGCTGGTGGTCGACGATCGAGCCGGCGCCGGAGGCGATCTTGCTGGGGAAGGTGGCGTCGGGCACCTTGAGGTTGAAGACGACGGTCTGCTCGTCGGGGGTGTCCACCGAGCCGAGCATCGGGAACATGATCGCGGGGCCCGCGGCGTCGTTGATCTTCAGCATGCGGTCGAAGGAGAACTTCACGTCCTCCGAGGTGAGTTCGTCACCGTTGCTGAACTTCAGGCCGTCGCGCAGGGTGCACTTGTACACCTTGGTCTGCGCGTCGCTGAAGGCGCACTCCTTGGCTGCCTCGGGCTGCGGTTCGGTGCCCCCGTTGGGGAAGCTCAGCAACGACTGGAAGACGTTGTTGAACAACAGCCAGGAACCGGGGTCGTAGCCGGAGGCGGGGTCGGTCGCCAGGACGTCGTCGGACATCCCCATGACCACGGCGGAGCCGTCGGCCCCCGAGTCGCCGTTCTCCGAGCCGCATCCGGTCAGCAGGCCGGAAGCCAGCCCCGCCACGATGGGCAGGACTGGCCACTGGTTGCGCAGGTTCACGTGGAAGTGCCTTGTCGTCGGGTCTTGGATACCCGGGGCCGTCCCAGCCCCGGGTCGGGATGTGTGCGTCGGACGGGTGTGCGGGTCAGTTGGTCACACCGCGGCCGAGCTCCCAAAGCTGGAGCGTAGACGAGGAGTTGATGGCCCACTCGGCTCCGGTGACGCCGTCGCGCGCTGCAATGTACTGGTTGCCCTGCCACAGCGGCAGGACGGGTACGTCGTCGGCCACGATGTCCTGGATGTCCGTGAGACTCGTGGAGGCCGTCAGGCGGTCGGCCTCGCGGCGGGACTCGGGGATCAGGCTGTCGCGGATCTTGGCGTTGGAGTACGGCAGGTTGAGGAAGTTGTCCTTGTCGAGGAACGGCGCGAGGTAGTTGTCGGCGTCGGGGAAGTCCGGGAACCAGCCCATCCCGTAGACGTCGTACTCGCCTTCCTTCTCGGCCGGACGGAAAGTGGTCCAGGGGGCGCCCTTGATGGTCACCTTGAACAGCCCGCTGGCGTTGAGCTGCTTCTGCAGTTCCTCGAACTCCTGCTTGGTGGCCGAACCGTAGTGGTCGGTCGTGAAGTGCAGGGTCAGTTTCACCGGGGTGGTGATACCGGCGTTCTCCATCAGGGTTTTGGCCTTGATGTCGTTCGGCTCGCCGTACTTGTTGAAGAAGGAGTTCGAGTGGCCGGTGATCGTGGCCGGGACCAGCGAGTAGAGCGGCTCGGCCTCGTCGCCGTACACCTTGGAGACGAGTTCGGCGCGGTTGATGATCTGGGCCATCGCCTGGCGGACCGCTTTCGTCTTCACCGTGGGCGCGTCGGTGTTGAAGGCGAGGTAACGGATTTCTAGGCCGGGCATCTGGACGAGGTCGATGTCGCCGCTCGAGTCGTCGTCGAGCTTTCTGATCTGCTCGGGGGACATCGTGCGGGTCATCAGGTCGATGTCGCCCTTGGAGAGCGCGGTGCCCATCTCGTCGGCGTCCGCGAAGGAACGCATTTCGACCTTGTCGTTCTTCGGCGTCAACTGACCCTTGTAATAAGGGTTCTTGGTGAAGACGGCATTGACGAGTTCGTCGTTCTTGACCTCGGAGTGGAGCGTGTACGGGCCGGAGCCGTCGACGTCGAAGCCGTCGCGCAGCTTGTCCTTGTCGTAGTCGTCCGGGTTGACGATGCCCGCGACCGGGGTGGACAGCTTGAACGGGAAGGTGGCGTCGGCGGACTTGAGGTGGAAGATGACCTCGCGGTCGCCCTGGGTCTCGACGGTGTCGATCGTGGACAGCAGGGCGAACACACCGCTGTCCGCCTTGATCCGCAGGGCCCGGTCGATGGAGAACTTCACGTCGGACGCCGTGATGGCCTCGCCGTCGGAGAACTTGAGGTCCTTGCGCAGGGTGCAGGCGTAGCGCTCGTTGCCGCTGTCCGTGAACGCGCACTTCTCGGCGGCCTCGGGCACCGGTTCACCGTCGCCGCGCGGCTGGACCATGAGGGTCTGCACGGTCTGGCGCAGGATGTTCCAGGTGCCGACGTCGTAGGCGTAGGCCGGGTCGATCGGCGCCGGGGCCTCCTTCGAGGCGGTGAACGTGTCCGTGGTGCCGACGACGATCGCGTCGCTGCTGCTGCCCCCGCCGTCGACTCCGCCACAGGCGGCCAGCACCGGAGCGAGCAGGCCGACCACTGTCGGCAGCACCAAAGTCTTGCGGTTCATGCTCGGGTTTCTCCAGGCTGTCGATCCCAGGGACCCGGCGGGCGTGGGGTGGTGCGCGCGGGCAAGGGATTGTGGCGATGTTCTCCCAACGAGGTTAGTCCGGACCGCAGAGAGGCCCGCATGCAGCCGGAGTTGGGGGCTCATCACGCTGCGAAACCGGGCGCGGACGCACCGAAAACCCGACCGTGGAAGGATTCCGCGCAGGCTCTCCCCAAACGGGACACAAAGGCACGCCGAGAGCCCCCGAACGAGGTGCGTGTACACGCCACTTGTCGCCTGTCGAGCCCCTGCCGCGTGGCGAACCTCACACGTTCGGAGCCGATGGGCGCTTACGTGAATTCGCCGCCGGTGGAGATCAGCAGAGGGCCGCATTTCTCATTTGATGGCCTGCCCGTTCATCCGCGCGTTATCCCGCATTCGATCGGACACACTCGGTAAACGCGTCAGCGCATTTCCGTCATCAGTTGTTCCTCATCAGCCCGTGCAGAAAGGGCAGGTCGACTTCTTCCAGCGAGGTGACGATCGTGCGGCGCGCGCCGGGGGCGATGGGCGCGACCGACGGCACGGCCACGACGTGGCAGCCGGCGGCCTCGGCGGCTGCGACCCCGGTCGCGGTGTCCTCGACGACGGCGCATCTCGCCGGGTCGGCGCCGAGGCCGGCGGCGGCGATCAGATAGGGGTCGGGGAAGGGCTTCGTACGCTCCACCTCGTCGCCGGCGATGCTCAGGGCGAAGTGCTGCGGGCCCAGGGAGGCCAGGACGCGGTCGATGATCCGGCGGTGCGAGGCGGAGACGAGGGCCGTCGGGATCTCGTGCGCGGAGAGTTCGGCGAGGAGGCGGGCGGCGCCCGGCATCAGGGGCAGGGCGCGGCCGATACGGTCCTCGAACCCGTCGTTGAGCAGTACCGAGAGTTCGGCGAAGGTGATGTCGGCGCCGGTGGCCTCGATGAGGAAACCGGCGCTGCGGGTCATGGGGCCGCCGACCACGACGTGCCGCCATGAGTCGTCGAGGGCGTGACCGAGACCGGCGAAGATCTCGACCTCGACGTCCCACCAGAAACCCTCGGTGTCCACCAGGGTGCCGTCCATGTCGAGGAGGACGGCCTGCAGTGCTGAGCCTTCGGCCGTACGGGTTCCGAGCGCGGGGACCGTGCTGGTCATCCTGGCGCACCTCCTTGAGGGACGATCAGGCCGGTTGCCCCTGAGTGCACAGAGGGCAACCGGCCTGCGGTGGACCGTCAAGTGTACGTCTTGTCCGATCAGCGCGCGCTGGAAGCAATCAGCGGGCGTTGAAGTACTTCGCCTCGGGGTGGTGGATGACGATGGCGTCGGTGGACTGCTCGGGGTGGAGCTGGAACTCCTCGGAGAGGTGGACGCCGATGCGCTCGGGCTCGAGGAGGTCGGCGATCTTGGCGCGGTCCTCCAGGTCGGGGCAGGCGCCGTAGCCGAGGGAGAAGCGGGCGCCCCGGTACTTGAGGGCGAACATGTCCTCGACGTCGGCGGGGTCCTCGGCGGCGAAGCCGAGTTCGGAGCGGACCCGTGCGTGCCAGTACTCGGCGAGGGCTTCGGCCAACTGGACGGACAGGCCGTGCAGTTCGAGGTAGTCGCGGTAGGAGTTCGACTCGAAGAGCTTGGCGGTCTCCTCGCCGATCCGATTGCCGACGGTGACGATCTGGAGGCCGACGACGTCGATCTCGCCGGACTCCTCCGGGCGGAAGAAGTCGGCCAGGCACAGTCGGCGGCCACGGCGCTGGCGCGGGAACGTGAAGCGCGTACGTTCGTTGCCCTGGTCGTCGAGGATGATCAGGTCGTCGTCCTTGGAGACGCACGGGAAGTAGCCGTAGACGACGGCCGCCTCCAGCAGGCTGTCCGTCTGGAGCTTGTCCAGGAGGCCGCGCAGCCGGGGGCGGCCTTCGGTCTCGGCCAGTTCCTCGTAGGTCGGGCCGTCGCCGCTGCGGGCCTGCTTGAGGCCCCACTGGCCCTTGAAGAGGGCGCCCTCGTCGAGCCAGCTCGCGTACTCCTTGAGCTGGATGCCCTTGATGACACGGGTGCCCTGGAAGGGCGGGGTGGGGATGGGGTTGTCGATGGCGACGTCGGAGCGGACGTGACCCTCCTCGGGGCGCTCCTCGACCTGTACGGCGGCGGTGGCGCGGACGCGGCGCTGCTTGAGCTCGGGGAGCTTGACGCCGGGGACTCCGCGCTTGACGCCGATGAGGGCGTCCATCAGACGCAGGCCCTCGAAGGCGTCGCGGGCGTAGCGGACCTCGCCCTCGTAGATCTCGTGCAGGTCCTGCTCGACGTAGGCGCGAGTGAGGGCCGCACCGCCGAGGATCACCGGGTAGTCGGCGGCCAGCTTGCGCTGGTTGAGCTCCTGGAGGTTCTCCTTCATGATCACCGTGGACTTGACCAGGAGTCCGGACATGCCGATGACGTCGGCCTTGTGCTCCTGCGCGGCTTCGAGGATCGCGGAGACCGGCTGCTTGATGCCGATGTTGACGACGTTGTAGCCGTTGTTGGTGAGGATGATGTCGACGAGGTTCTTGCCGATGTCGTGGACGTCGCCGCGGACCGTGGCGAGCACGATCGTGCCCTTGCCGTCGTCGTCCGTCTTCTCCATGTGCGGTTCGAGGTAGGCGACCGCCGTCTTCATGACCTCGGCGGACTGCAGGACGAACGGGAGCTGCATCTGGCCGGAGCCGAAGAGCTCGCCGACGACCTTCATGCCCTCCAGCAGCGTGTCGTTGACGATGTCGAGGGCGGGGCGGGTCGTCAGGGCCTCGTCGAGGTCGGCCTCCAGGCCGTTCTTCTCGCCGTCGATGATGCGGCGCTGGAGTCGCTCGTCCAGGGGGAGGGCGAGGAGTTCCTCGGCGCGGCCGTCCTTCATCGACTTGGTGTTGACGCCCTCGAAGAGGGCCATGAGCTTCTGCAGCGGGTCGTAGCCCTCGGTCCGCCGGTCGTGGATCAGGTCGAGGGCGGTGCCCACCTGTTCGTCGTCGAAGCGGGCGATCGGCAGGATCTTGGAGGCGTGGACGATCGCCGAGTCCAGACCGGCCTTGACGCACTCGTCGAGGAAGACGGAGTTCAGCAGGACGCGGGCGGCCGGGTTCAGGCCGAAGGAGATGTTGGACAGGCCGAGGGTGGTCTGGACGTCCGGGTGGCGGCGCTTGAGTTCGCGGATCGACTCGATCGTGGCGATGCCGTCCTTGCGGGACTCCTCCTGGCCGGTGCAGATGGTGAAGGTGAGGGTGTCGATGAGGATGTCCGACTCGCGGATGCCCCAGTTCGTCGTCAGGTCCTCGATCAGGCGTTCGGCGATGGCGACCTTGTGCTCGACGGTACGGGCCTGGCCCTCCTCGTCGATGGTCAGCGCGATCAGCGCGGCGCCGTGCTCCTGGGCCAGTCGGGTGACTTTCGCGAAGCGGGACTCCGGTCCGTCGCCGTCCTCGTAGTTCACCGAGTTGATGACGGCGCGGCCGCCGAGCTTCTCCAGGCCCGCCCGGAGGACGGGAACCTCGGTGGAGTCCAGGACGATAGGCAGCGTGGAGGCGGTCGCGAAGCGGCCCGCGAGCTCCTCCATGTCGGCGACGCCGTCGCGGCCGACGTAGTCCACGCAGAGGTCGAGCATGTGCGCGCCCTCGCGGATCTGGTCGCGGGCCATCTCGACGCAGTCGTCCCAGCGGCCGTCCAGCATGGCCTCGCGGAACTTCTTGGAACCGTTGGCGTTGGTGCGCTCGCCGATCGCCATGTACGCGGTGTCCTGGCGGAACGGGACGGTCTGGTAGAGCGAGGCGGCGCCGGGCTCGGGCTGGGGGTTGCGTTCGACGGGCGTGGCACCCTGCAGGCGCTCCACGAGCTTTCGCAGGTGCTCCGGGGTGGTGCCGCAACAGCCGCCGACCAGGTT contains these protein-coding regions:
- a CDS encoding response regulator, producing MAIRVLLVDDQPLLRTGFRMILEAEQDIAVVGEAGDGLQAIDQVRALQPDVVLMDIRMPRMDGVEATRQITGPGRDGPAKVLVLTTFDLDEYVVEALRAGASGFLLKDAPANELVQAIRVVASGEAMLAPSITRRLLDKYAGHLPSGDEPVPDALHTLTEREVEVLKLVARGLSNAEIAADLFVSETTVKTHVGHVLTKLGLRDRVQAAVYAYESGLVRPGAQ
- a CDS encoding ABC transporter substrate-binding protein; translated protein: MNLRNQWPVLPIVAGLASGLLTGCGSENGDSGADGSAVVMGMSDDVLATDPASGYDPGSWLLFNNVFQSLLSFPNGGTEPQPEAAKECAFSDAQTKVYKCTLRDGLKFSNGDELTSEDVKFSFDRMLKINDAAGPAIMFPMLGSVDTPDEQTVVFNLKVPDATFPSKIASGAGSIVDHQQYDKDGLRKDGQAVGSGPYKLDSFDEDSAVFSVNPNYKGTAEVHNSGVTLKFFHGDQTKLKQAIVDKDIDIAYRGLKAGDIADIENASGNEGVDVVEGTSAEVQHLVFNMDDPIAGKIGVRKAIAYLLDREALVDQVYEDTATPLYSIIPAGIAGHNTAFFDTYGARPSKAKAQAALQADGITDRVKLTLWSTPSRYGPATDDEFQAIAKQLNASGLFEATVKSVPFAQYEKDIEAGKYGVYVKGWVPDYPDADNFTAPFFGQGNVLGNNFTNTTITDTLIPGTAAQSDRAATDTDFGELQDIVAREVPVLPIWQAKQYAVVRDDVYGLEYCLDASTVFRFWEINKG
- a CDS encoding ABC transporter substrate-binding protein; this translates as MNRKTLVLPTVVGLLAPVLAACGGVDGGGSSSDAIVVGTTDTFTASKEAPAPIDPAYAYDVGTWNILRQTVQTLMVQPRGDGEPVPEAAEKCAFTDSGNERYACTLRKDLKFSDGEAITASDVKFSIDRALRIKADSGVFALLSTIDTVETQGDREVIFHLKSADATFPFKLSTPVAGIVNPDDYDKDKLRDGFDVDGSGPYTLHSEVKNDELVNAVFTKNPYYKGQLTPKNDKVEMRSFADADEMGTALSKGDIDLMTRTMSPEQIRKLDDDSSGDIDLVQMPGLEIRYLAFNTDAPTVKTKAVRQAMAQIINRAELVSKVYGDEAEPLYSLVPATITGHSNSFFNKYGEPNDIKAKTLMENAGITTPVKLTLHFTTDHYGSATKQEFEELQKQLNASGLFKVTIKGAPWTTFRPAEKEGEYDVYGMGWFPDFPDADNYLAPFLDKDNFLNLPYSNAKIRDSLIPESRREADRLTASTSLTDIQDIVADDVPVLPLWQGNQYIAARDGVTGAEWAINSSSTLQLWELGRGVTN
- a CDS encoding HAD family hydrolase codes for the protein MTSTVPALGTRTAEGSALQAVLLDMDGTLVDTEGFWWDVEVEIFAGLGHALDDSWRHVVVGGPMTRSAGFLIEATGADITFAELSVLLNDGFEDRIGRALPLMPGAARLLAELSAHEIPTALVSASHRRIIDRVLASLGPQHFALSIAGDEVERTKPFPDPYLIAAAGLGADPARCAVVEDTATGVAAAEAAGCHVVAVPSVAPIAPGARRTIVTSLEEVDLPFLHGLMRNN
- the metH gene encoding methionine synthase — translated: MAASSSAPSTDNRTRVSALRDALATRVVVADGAMGTMLQAQDPTLEDFENLEGCNEILNVTRPDIVRSVHEAYFSVGVDCVETNTFGANHTAAAEYDIAERVYELSESGARIARETADEFGARDGRQRWVLGSIGPGTKLPSLGHIGYLTLRDGFQANAEGLLAGGADALIVETTQDLLQTKSSIVGARRAMEATGLDVPLLVSMAFETTGTMLLGSEIGAALTALEPLGIDMIGLNCSTGPAEMSEHLRYLSRHSRTPLLCMPNAGLPILTKDGAHFPLDPEGLADAQDVFVHDYGLNLVGGCCGTTPEHLRKLVERLQGATPVERNPQPEPGAASLYQTVPFRQDTAYMAIGERTNANGSKKFREAMLDGRWDDCVEMARDQIREGAHMLDLCVDYVGRDGVADMEELAGRFATASTLPIVLDSTEVPVLRAGLEKLGGRAVINSVNYEDGDGPESRFAKVTRLAQEHGAALIALTIDEEGQARTVEHKVAIAERLIEDLTTNWGIRESDILIDTLTFTICTGQEESRKDGIATIESIRELKRRHPDVQTTLGLSNISFGLNPAARVLLNSVFLDECVKAGLDSAIVHASKILPIARFDDEQVGTALDLIHDRRTEGYDPLQKLMALFEGVNTKSMKDGRAEELLALPLDERLQRRIIDGEKNGLEADLDEALTTRPALDIVNDTLLEGMKVVGELFGSGQMQLPFVLQSAEVMKTAVAYLEPHMEKTDDDGKGTIVLATVRGDVHDIGKNLVDIILTNNGYNVVNIGIKQPVSAILEAAQEHKADVIGMSGLLVKSTVIMKENLQELNQRKLAADYPVILGGAALTRAYVEQDLHEIYEGEVRYARDAFEGLRLMDALIGVKRGVPGVKLPELKQRRVRATAAVQVEERPEEGHVRSDVAIDNPIPTPPFQGTRVIKGIQLKEYASWLDEGALFKGQWGLKQARSGDGPTYEELAETEGRPRLRGLLDKLQTDSLLEAAVVYGYFPCVSKDDDLIILDDQGNERTRFTFPRQRRGRRLCLADFFRPEESGEIDVVGLQIVTVGNRIGEETAKLFESNSYRDYLELHGLSVQLAEALAEYWHARVRSELGFAAEDPADVEDMFALKYRGARFSLGYGACPDLEDRAKIADLLEPERIGVHLSEEFQLHPEQSTDAIVIHHPEAKYFNAR